A window of the Bacillus sp. E(2018) genome harbors these coding sequences:
- a CDS encoding alpha-glucosidase, whose translation MALKTNETTFVFNELNNGFQIVADGRLLFHHSLQQPMLYVGYGEETINMYRGNFDIRDYVEERIGLRYVDVVQTEDGFQLSFSKFEGSPTDLEILLTEENGKIKLQFTNRSSEINRLWIRLQADSNEKIYGCGEQLSHFNLRGKNFPLWTSEPGVGRNKNTYTTWQADVKDKAGGDYYNTNYPQPTFISTKKYYCHVETTAYADFDFRNDDYHELQIWDIPKYLLFETAESYVQLVEKLTNVFGRQPELPDWTYNGIWLGLQGGTDTVQKKLDVALEKGIKVGGVWCQDWQGKRITSFGKRLMWNWRWNSEEYPKLDQKIEEWKAKGIRFLGYINPYVAVEGDLYKTAAEKGYLAFNEEGNIYLVDFGEFNCGVVDFTNPEACTWYKSVIKENMIDFGLDGWMADFGEYLPTDVQLYNGESAKIMHNAWPALWAKINYEAVSEAGKLDEVTYFMRAGYTGIQKYCPLLWGGDQSVNWSLDDGLASVIPAALSAGMTGCGLHHSDIGGYTSLHGNKRSKELLLRWLDMAAFTPVMRTHEGNRPDDCFQFDGDEETLQHFARMTSLYVKLAPYTKDIVKENAEKGIPVQRPLFMHYEKDEAAYDIQYQYLYGKDLLVAPVYEEAATHWNVYLPEDEWVHVWTGEEYRGGYAEVEAPIGKPPVFYRKNSSYKELFESLTN comes from the coding sequence ATGGCTCTTAAAACTAATGAAACAACATTCGTATTTAATGAATTAAATAATGGATTTCAAATTGTTGCTGATGGCAGACTTCTCTTTCATCACTCCCTTCAGCAGCCCATGCTCTATGTAGGATACGGGGAAGAAACAATCAATATGTATCGAGGAAATTTTGACATTCGCGATTATGTTGAAGAAAGAATCGGGCTTCGTTATGTTGATGTTGTTCAAACGGAGGATGGTTTTCAACTCTCTTTTTCAAAATTTGAAGGTAGCCCAACGGATCTCGAAATTCTTCTCACCGAAGAGAACGGAAAAATAAAACTTCAATTTACAAACCGTTCATCAGAAATAAACCGATTATGGATACGTTTACAAGCAGATAGCAACGAGAAAATCTACGGTTGCGGTGAACAGCTGTCACATTTTAACCTGAGAGGCAAAAACTTTCCATTATGGACTTCGGAACCGGGTGTTGGAAGAAATAAGAACACGTACACAACATGGCAAGCGGATGTAAAGGATAAAGCAGGTGGTGACTACTACAACACGAACTATCCGCAACCAACCTTTATTTCTACTAAAAAATATTATTGCCATGTTGAAACAACCGCTTATGCCGACTTTGACTTTCGGAATGATGATTATCATGAACTTCAAATTTGGGACATCCCGAAATATTTACTCTTTGAAACGGCGGAAAGCTATGTGCAGCTTGTTGAAAAGTTAACTAATGTTTTTGGGCGTCAGCCTGAATTACCAGATTGGACGTATAACGGGATCTGGCTTGGTTTACAAGGCGGAACCGACACTGTTCAAAAAAAGCTGGACGTAGCACTCGAAAAAGGAATTAAAGTCGGAGGAGTTTGGTGTCAGGACTGGCAAGGAAAACGCATCACTTCATTCGGAAAGAGATTGATGTGGAACTGGCGTTGGAACAGTGAAGAATATCCAAAACTTGATCAAAAGATTGAGGAATGGAAAGCAAAAGGTATCCGCTTCCTTGGCTATATTAATCCTTACGTTGCTGTGGAAGGTGATCTTTACAAAACTGCGGCAGAGAAAGGGTACCTTGCTTTTAATGAAGAAGGGAACATCTACCTTGTTGACTTTGGAGAGTTTAACTGTGGAGTCGTAGATTTTACAAATCCTGAAGCTTGTACGTGGTACAAATCAGTCATTAAAGAAAACATGATTGATTTTGGTCTTGACGGCTGGATGGCTGATTTTGGTGAATACTTGCCAACAGATGTTCAACTCTATAACGGTGAATCGGCTAAAATCATGCATAATGCATGGCCCGCACTTTGGGCAAAAATAAATTATGAAGCAGTGAGTGAAGCTGGAAAATTAGATGAAGTTACATACTTCATGAGAGCCGGTTATACGGGAATACAAAAATATTGTCCGCTATTATGGGGTGGAGATCAAAGTGTGAATTGGTCGCTAGATGATGGATTAGCTTCTGTTATCCCGGCTGCACTATCAGCTGGTATGACTGGCTGTGGTTTACACCATAGTGATATTGGAGGCTATACAAGTCTTCACGGCAACAAGCGAAGCAAAGAGCTCCTTCTTCGTTGGCTAGATATGGCAGCTTTTACTCCAGTGATGCGTACACACGAAGGAAATCGCCCTGATGATTGTTTCCAATTTGATGGGGATGAAGAAACTCTGCAGCATTTTGCTCGCATGACGAGCCTTTATGTAAAGCTTGCACCATATACGAAAGACATCGTAAAAGAAAATGCTGAAAAAGGAATTCCAGTGCAGCGTCCATTGTTCATGCACTATGAGAAAGACGAAGCAGCTTACGACATTCAATATCAATATCTATACGGCAAAGACCTTCTTGTGGCACCGGTGTATGAAGAAGCGGCAACACATTGGAACGTCTACTTACCCGAGGATGAATGGGTGCACGTATGGACTGGAGAAGAATATCGTGGCGGTTATGCAGAAGTTGAAGCACCGATCGGTAAACCGCCTGTATTTTACAGAAAGAATTCCTCATACAAGGAATTGTTTGAATCATTAACGAACTAG